The following coding sequences are from one Bacteroidales bacterium window:
- a CDS encoding S41 family peptidase, with product MKKILYPILLLFIIQGAFAQLNQTEGSKKLSLVNYAINNLYVDTVTESRIVEAGIRAMLEELDPHSAYLTAEEVQESNEELNGNFDGVGIQFMMQKDTCYIIQTIAGGPCEKVGILAGDRIIFINDTLVAGQKMTANDIKKRLRGLRGTTVDVLIKRAGEKGLLPFRITRDQIPVHSVDASYMVAKNTGYVKLSRFAATTFDEFVEAIVPMIRLNRMKNLIIDLQGNGGGYLSAAVGLCNMLLDEGNMIVYTQGRNAPRQEEFSGEKGVFREGKLVVLVDEASASASEILSGAVQDWDRGVIVGRRTFGKGLVQRPLQMPDGSMLRLTVAKYYTPTGRSIQRSYSEGNKAYRNDILDRYKRGEMISPDSIHFVDSLKYTTLKNGRTVFGGGGIMPDCFIPLDTSNYTDYHRDIVAKGIMPQLAAEYSEKNKQEILSLYRREKNFIEEYQVSDSLMTQLTNLATQEGIEYKAEEYETSKELMTLQMKALIARDLYEQSSYYKVINTGANPALARALEIIANDEEYNALLGNKVKEKKR from the coding sequence ATGAAAAAGATACTATACCCCATATTGCTATTGTTTATAATACAAGGAGCATTTGCACAGTTAAACCAAACCGAAGGCTCAAAAAAACTATCGTTGGTAAACTATGCCATAAACAACCTCTATGTAGATACAGTAACCGAGTCGCGAATAGTAGAGGCAGGAATCAGAGCAATGTTAGAAGAGTTAGATCCGCACTCGGCATATCTCACAGCCGAAGAGGTGCAGGAGAGTAACGAAGAGTTAAACGGAAACTTTGATGGAGTAGGCATCCAGTTTATGATGCAAAAAGACACCTGTTATATAATACAAACCATAGCAGGAGGACCATGCGAAAAGGTAGGCATATTAGCAGGAGACAGAATAATATTCATCAACGACACCTTAGTAGCGGGGCAGAAAATGACCGCCAACGACATAAAAAAACGCCTGAGGGGATTGAGGGGAACAACAGTAGATGTGTTGATAAAACGAGCAGGAGAAAAAGGTCTGTTGCCCTTCCGCATAACACGCGATCAGATACCAGTACATAGCGTAGATGCCTCATATATGGTAGCAAAAAATACAGGCTATGTAAAGCTAAGCCGATTTGCAGCCACAACCTTCGATGAATTTGTAGAGGCAATAGTACCAATGATACGTCTGAACCGTATGAAGAACCTCATAATTGACCTTCAAGGCAATGGCGGAGGCTATCTGTCGGCAGCCGTTGGATTGTGTAATATGCTGTTGGATGAAGGAAATATGATAGTATATACACAAGGAAGAAATGCCCCACGCCAAGAGGAGTTTAGTGGCGAAAAGGGAGTATTTCGTGAAGGCAAGTTAGTGGTGCTTGTAGATGAAGCATCGGCCTCAGCCTCAGAGATACTTTCAGGAGCAGTACAAGATTGGGACAGAGGAGTAATAGTAGGACGCCGTACCTTTGGAAAGGGATTAGTACAACGCCCACTACAAATGCCCGATGGCTCAATGTTGCGACTAACAGTAGCAAAATACTACACCCCAACAGGCCGATCAATCCAACGCTCATACAGCGAAGGCAACAAAGCATATCGCAACGACATATTAGACCGATACAAACGAGGCGAAATGATATCGCCCGATAGCATCCACTTTGTAGATTCGTTAAAATACACCACACTGAAAAACGGCAGAACAGTATTTGGAGGCGGAGGAATAATGCCCGACTGTTTCATACCCCTTGATACAAGCAACTATACCGATTATCACAGAGATATAGTAGCAAAAGGAATAATGCCACAATTAGCAGCAGAGTATTCCGAGAAGAACAAGCAAGAGATACTCTCCCTTTACCGCCGCGAGAAAAACTTCATAGAGGAGTATCAGGTAAGCGATTCACTAATGACACAACTCACAAACTTGGCAACCCAAGAGGGAATAGAGTATAAAGCAGAAGAGTACGAAACCTCAAAAGAGTTGATGACCTTGCAAATGAAAGCCCTTATAGCACGAGACCTATACGAGCAATCATCATACTATAAAGTGATAAACACAGGAGCCAACCCTGCCCTCGCACGAGCATTAGAGATAATAGCAAACGATGAGGAGTATAACGCACTACTCGGGAACAAAGTAAAAGAGAAGAAGAGGTAG
- a CDS encoding rhomboid family intramembrane serine protease, with the protein MFKGNSFFSSIPTVTKNLIIINFLLWLATFVLRSKFNFDLTDYLGLHYITSEGFNVAQFITYMFMHDPNSIGHVFFNMFSVFIFGRTLESIWGAKRFLFYYISTGIGAGLIQELVWWLSVAGQEYLPAETIYGTMVNVPVDVYTNMLNTIGASGAVFGILLAFGMLFPNAEMFVMFIPIPIKAKYFVAFYGIIELFFGVAGATGDNVAHFAHLGGMLFGLILILYWRKKGIGGGPYF; encoded by the coding sequence ATGTTTAAAGGGAATTCGTTTTTTTCATCTATACCAACCGTTACAAAAAACCTTATTATAATTAACTTTTTGTTATGGCTGGCTACTTTTGTTTTAAGAAGTAAGTTCAACTTTGACTTAACCGATTACTTGGGCTTGCACTACATTACTTCCGAGGGGTTTAATGTTGCTCAGTTTATTACATATATGTTTATGCATGATCCTAACTCAATAGGGCATGTATTCTTTAATATGTTCTCGGTCTTTATCTTTGGTAGAACGCTTGAGTCTATTTGGGGGGCAAAGAGATTCTTATTCTACTATATCTCTACCGGTATTGGGGCAGGCCTTATTCAGGAACTTGTCTGGTGGCTGTCGGTTGCCGGTCAGGAATATCTGCCTGCCGAGACTATTTACGGCACTATGGTTAATGTGCCTGTTGATGTTTATACCAATATGCTTAATACTATTGGTGCTTCGGGTGCTGTGTTTGGTATTTTATTGGCGTTTGGTATGCTTTTCCCAAATGCAGAGATGTTTGTGATGTTTATCCCAATTCCTATTAAAGCAAAATATTTTGTTGCCTTCTATGGTATTATTGAACTTTTCTTTGGCGTTGCCGGTGCGACAGGGGATAATGTTGCTCACTTTGCTCACTTGGGCGGTATGTTGTTTGGATTAATTCTAATTCTTTACTGGCGTAAGAAGGGTATTGGTGGAGGTCCATATTTTTAG
- the coaD gene encoding pantetheine-phosphate adenylyltransferase has protein sequence MKNSHKTLLFPGSFDPFTIGHKWVVDKSLEIADKVVVAIGVNENKKRTFAVEDVAEKIKKTYAQNPRVEVVTYKGLTIDIAKEVGAAAIVRGVRSTIDFEYEKNIADINRELSGIETILLFTHPTLSHVSSSVVRELNHFGYDISKYIP, from the coding sequence ATGAAGAACTCTCATAAGACACTACTCTTTCCCGGAAGTTTTGATCCCTTTACCATAGGGCACAAATGGGTAGTAGACAAATCCTTAGAGATAGCAGATAAGGTAGTAGTGGCAATAGGTGTAAACGAGAATAAAAAAAGAACATTTGCCGTTGAAGATGTAGCGGAGAAGATAAAAAAAACTTATGCACAAAATCCACGTGTTGAGGTAGTCACATATAAAGGCTTAACCATTGACATAGCAAAAGAGGTAGGAGCCGCAGCAATAGTCAGGGGAGTACGCTCAACCATCGATTTTGAGTATGAGAAGAACATAGCCGACATCAATCGCGAGTTGTCGGGCATAGAGACCATACTCCTGTTTACCCACCCAACACTATCGCACGTAAGTTCATCAGTGGTACGCGAATTAAACCATTTCGGGTACGACATATCAAAATATATACCATAA
- a CDS encoding HU family DNA-binding protein gives MNKSELINAIAEKAGLSKVDAKKALEAFTATVEETLVAGDKVALVGFGTFSINEKGERTGINPKTKEAIKIAAKKVVKFKAGAELAEKVK, from the coding sequence ATGAACAAATCAGAATTAATTAATGCTATTGCTGAGAAAGCAGGCTTATCAAAAGTTGACGCTAAAAAAGCATTAGAGGCATTCACAGCTACAGTTGAAGAGACATTAGTAGCAGGTGACAAAGTTGCTTTAGTAGGTTTCGGAACATTCTCAATCAACGAGAAAGGTGAGAGAACAGGAATCAATCCTAAAACTAAAGAGGCTATCAAAATTGCTGCTAAAAAAGTTGTTAAATTCAAAGCTGGTGCTGAACTTGCTGAGAAAGTAAAATAA
- a CDS encoding endonuclease/exonuclease/phosphatase family protein has protein sequence MFIVKLLKLIYKYIGIIVTSIAGVALILSAYSNHISPNYMHYSAYLSLGFHVLIWVNFAIFIFWLVQRNKIAFISVAVFALSWGAIYRYSPLNVTDNEYEGGDTIKVLSYNTCCFAKMHPHTKDKPNPIIEYINGQDADVVCLQEYAMGKALNSLRKPELDKAFRENYTYKKVFLNDNSYYESGLACLSKYPIVDATPIISPKNTNGSIIFSIDVKGKIIKFVVNHLESNRLSSDDRVLFNYVTENISKSEELMGDVKRQIVRKIANASRRRAKQADIVADYIKGIDDYIVVCGDFNDTQQSYTYNKIRGNLNDAYIDNCFGPNITYHADKFYFRIDHMLYGKGLYPLHTEIDKSIKASDHYPIITTFEIK, from the coding sequence ATGTTTATAGTTAAACTTCTTAAACTTATTTATAAGTATATTGGCATTATTGTTACTTCCATTGCTGGAGTGGCTCTAATTCTGTCGGCATATAGTAATCATATTTCGCCTAACTATATGCACTACTCGGCTTACCTTTCGCTGGGATTTCATGTGCTTATTTGGGTGAACTTTGCTATTTTTATATTCTGGCTTGTTCAAAGAAATAAAATTGCTTTTATATCTGTTGCGGTGTTTGCTCTCTCTTGGGGGGCTATTTATAGATACTCTCCTCTGAATGTTACTGATAACGAATATGAGGGTGGCGACACTATTAAGGTGCTTTCGTATAATACTTGTTGTTTTGCTAAAATGCACCCTCATACTAAGGATAAACCTAATCCTATTATTGAGTATATTAATGGGCAAGATGCTGATGTTGTTTGCCTTCAGGAGTATGCTATGGGTAAGGCTTTAAACTCGCTTCGCAAGCCGGAGTTGGATAAGGCTTTCAGAGAGAACTATACATACAAAAAGGTGTTCCTTAACGATAATAGTTATTATGAGTCGGGATTGGCTTGTTTATCTAAATACCCTATTGTTGATGCTACGCCTATTATATCGCCCAAGAATACTAACGGCTCTATAATTTTCAGCATTGATGTTAAGGGTAAGATTATAAAATTTGTTGTTAATCACCTTGAATCGAACAGACTCTCTTCTGATGACAGGGTTTTGTTTAACTATGTGACTGAGAATATATCTAAATCGGAGGAGTTGATGGGCGATGTTAAACGCCAGATTGTCAGAAAGATTGCCAATGCTTCGCGCAGAAGGGCTAAACAGGCTGATATTGTTGCCGACTACATTAAAGGTATTGATGACTATATTGTTGTTTGTGGCGACTTTAACGATACGCAACAGTCTTATACTTACAACAAAATTAGGGGCAATCTTAATGATGCTTACATTGATAACTGCTTTGGCCCTAATATTACTTATCACGCCGATAAATTCTATTTCAGGATTGACCATATGCTTTATGGTAAGGGTCTATATCCTTTGCATACTGAGATTGATAAGAGTATTAAGGCTTCGGACCACTACCCTATTATTACTACTTTTGAGATTAAATAA
- a CDS encoding peptide MFS transporter produces the protein MFNNQPKGLFALALANTGERFGYYTMLAVFALFLRENFGLDAGVAGAIYSTFLGLVYFMPLIGGIMADKFGFGKMVTIGIMVMFLGYLLLSFPLGGETVAMVVMLLALIFISLGTGLFKGNLQVMVGNLYDDPKYADKRDAAFSIFYMAINIGALFAPTAAVEIKEWAMESLGYSSNDAYHFSFAVACASLVLSIAIYYIFRPTFRHVEGGARKTGDAKIEDNLTPQETKARVVALCLVFAVVIFFWMAFHQNGLALTYFANEFNVKSAEGPQSMLFDVWNLVAIIVGVYAAFSFFQSATAKGKSISGVIFAAVLAFLGYRYVGAENASISISAPIFQQFNPFYVVALTPVSLAIFGSLAKKKKEPSAPRKIAYGMLVAAAGFAVIAIGSLGLPTPDAQAAAVAAGEEPVLVSSNWLISTYLVLTFAELLLSPMGISFVSKVAPPKLKGMMMGGWFVSTALGNMLVAVGGFLWGGLPLWLVWSVFIVLCLISALFMFAMMKRLEKATK, from the coding sequence ATGTTTAACAATCAACCCAAAGGGCTTTTTGCCCTTGCACTTGCTAACACTGGTGAGCGTTTTGGTTACTACACTATGTTGGCTGTGTTTGCTCTGTTCCTGCGTGAGAACTTTGGCTTGGATGCTGGTGTTGCAGGAGCGATTTACAGTACCTTTTTAGGTTTAGTTTATTTTATGCCACTTATTGGTGGTATTATGGCCGATAAATTTGGTTTTGGCAAGATGGTAACCATCGGTATTATGGTTATGTTCTTGGGTTACTTGCTTCTTTCGTTCCCTCTTGGTGGCGAGACTGTTGCTATGGTGGTGATGTTGCTTGCCTTGATATTTATCAGTCTTGGTACTGGTCTGTTTAAAGGTAATCTGCAAGTTATGGTGGGTAACCTTTATGATGATCCTAAATATGCAGATAAACGCGATGCGGCTTTCTCTATCTTCTACATGGCTATAAACATTGGTGCTTTGTTTGCTCCTACTGCTGCCGTTGAGATTAAAGAGTGGGCTATGGAGAGTTTAGGTTACTCTTCGAACGATGCTTACCACTTCTCTTTTGCGGTGGCTTGTGCTTCGTTGGTGTTGTCGATTGCTATCTATTACATTTTCCGTCCTACTTTCCGTCACGTTGAGGGTGGTGCGAGAAAAACTGGTGATGCTAAGATTGAGGATAATCTTACTCCTCAAGAGACTAAAGCGCGCGTTGTTGCTCTTTGCTTAGTGTTTGCTGTTGTTATTTTCTTCTGGATGGCTTTCCACCAAAACGGTTTGGCTCTTACCTACTTTGCTAACGAGTTTAACGTGAAGAGTGCCGAAGGTCCTCAAAGTATGTTGTTTGACGTGTGGAACTTGGTTGCTATTATTGTTGGCGTTTATGCTGCGTTCTCGTTCTTCCAAAGTGCTACTGCTAAGGGTAAATCTATATCAGGTGTTATTTTTGCCGCTGTGTTAGCATTCTTGGGGTATAGATATGTTGGTGCTGAAAATGCTTCTATTAGCATTAGCGCTCCTATCTTCCAACAATTTAACCCATTCTATGTGGTTGCTTTGACTCCTGTTTCGTTGGCTATTTTTGGTTCTCTTGCTAAAAAGAAAAAAGAGCCTTCTGCTCCCCGTAAAATTGCTTACGGTATGTTAGTGGCTGCTGCCGGTTTTGCTGTTATTGCTATCGGCTCGTTAGGCTTGCCTACTCCCGATGCTCAAGCGGCTGCTGTTGCTGCCGGTGAGGAGCCTGTGTTGGTATCTTCAAACTGGTTGATTTCGACTTACCTCGTGCTTACTTTTGCTGAGTTGTTGCTATCGCCAATGGGTATCTCGTTTGTATCGAAAGTTGCACCTCCTAAACTTAAAGGAATGATGATGGGTGGCTGGTTTGTTTCAACTGCTTTGGGTAACATGCTTGTTGCTGTTGGTGGTTTCCTTTGGGGTGGCCTGCCATTATGGTTGGTTTGGAGCGTATTCATTGTGCTTTGCTTGATTTCGGCTCTGTTTATGTTTGCTATGATGAAACGCTTGGAGAAAGCGACTAAGTAA